One Azoarcus sp. DN11 DNA segment encodes these proteins:
- a CDS encoding patatin-like phospholipase family protein: MAKPAPETVPNPPARKVGLALGSGSARGLAHIGVLRAIEEAGIKVDLVAGTSIGAVVGAVYAAGKIGGLADRFRAFDWRQIAGLLDPVLPRSGLIDGQRIADFVRAHVAAANIEDLPIPFRAVATCIMSGEEVACASGDLIDAVRASISVPGIFTPVRSNGRILVDGGLVNPVPVSVVRAMGAGLVIAVDLNHDIVASRVSRQDSNSQGTFHTQAMARLMASLRTNPGLAQFEAWLHKEPEPLPGIFDVLLSSIYIMQARMTQASLRQDKSDILIRPPLGAVRFMEFDRAEEIIEIGYRSAAQQLARWAGAPTDD, translated from the coding sequence ATGGCGAAACCCGCACCCGAAACCGTTCCCAATCCGCCCGCGCGCAAGGTCGGCCTGGCGCTGGGCAGCGGTTCAGCGCGCGGGCTGGCGCACATCGGCGTGCTGCGCGCCATCGAGGAGGCCGGGATCAAGGTCGATCTGGTCGCCGGCACCAGCATAGGCGCGGTGGTGGGCGCGGTATATGCCGCCGGCAAGATCGGGGGCTTGGCCGATCGTTTTCGCGCCTTCGATTGGCGCCAGATCGCCGGTCTGCTCGACCCCGTTCTCCCCCGCTCGGGCCTGATCGACGGGCAAAGAATCGCGGACTTCGTGCGCGCCCATGTGGCAGCGGCAAACATCGAGGACCTGCCGATTCCCTTCCGCGCCGTGGCCACCTGCATCATGAGCGGCGAGGAGGTGGCGTGCGCCTCGGGCGACCTGATCGATGCGGTGCGTGCCAGCATCTCGGTGCCCGGCATCTTCACGCCGGTGCGCAGCAATGGCCGCATTCTCGTCGACGGCGGTCTGGTCAACCCGGTGCCGGTGAGCGTGGTGCGTGCCATGGGCGCTGGCCTGGTCATCGCCGTCGACCTCAACCACGACATCGTGGCGAGCCGGGTATCCCGCCAAGATTCGAACTCACAGGGAACATTCCATACCCAGGCCATGGCGCGCCTGATGGCAAGCCTGCGAACAAACCCCGGCTTGGCCCAGTTCGAAGCCTGGCTGCACAAGGAGCCGGAACCGCTGCCGGGCATCTTCGACGTGCTGCTGAGCTCGATCTACATCATGCAGGCGCGCATGACCCAGGCCAGCCTGCGGCAGGACAAGTCGGACATCCTCATCCGCCCGCCGCTGGGCGCGGTGCGTTTCATGGAGTTCGACCGCGCCGAGGAAATCATCGAGATCGGCTACCGCAGCGCGGCGCAGCAATTGGCCCGCTGGGCAGGAGCGCCCACTGATGACTGA